The DNA sequence TATCAAAATCAAAGCTCAACAAGTCATTGGATGCACTATCTAAATTTAGACCATCGTCAAAATCAGGCTCATCTAAAGAGGAGTCTATAAAATTAGCGGCGGTATCATCTTCATCTTGTTCATCATCTTCCCCTGATTTTTGCCCCGCACGTTTTTCGCTTTTACCCAATGTAGGGGAGGGATTACTGGAATTTTTAGAAAAACTTTGATCAAAGGGAGAATTTTGCTGTAGAGTGGGGTCTTCTATTTCTTCTTCTTCTAAATCATCTATATCCCAATCAATACTGTCAAATTGAATACTACTTGTCCAATTATCATCATCATCGTCACCGATTTCTTCCACTTCATCATCAAAATCTGGCTCTTCTACCTCTGGGGGATACAAAGATTGATCTTCGCTATCTTCTTCTATTTCTGCTAATCCTTGTTTAGCTAATGTCACCAAATCTTGATGATCTGTTAAGTCCAAGACTTTTTGATAATTAACTTGAGCTAAATCATATTCTTGTTGTCGTAGGTGAATATGACCTTTCAGTAGAAATGCACTAGGATCATCTGGATAATCATCCATAATACCATCAGTAATTAAGGACGCTTCTGCTAGATCTCCTTCTAAATAAGCGGTACGAGCTTGTTTAAATCTTTCTTGATAATCGGTTTCTGATACCATTTTGCCCTCTTTTTCTTCTGCTATTTCCTTGATTTGATGTTAAATGTTAAATCGATTATTCATTTCTATGCTACCCAACGAGCGGAACGTAAAATAGCAATTTGATCAAGTAATCTGATTCGTTTATTTTTATCATCAATCCATTCCCCTTGTATGTAAGGAGCAATATGATCTGGTAAATTTTGTGGCAGTTGCAACGTATCTACATCAATCCATTCCATTGCTCCCAATTTATCAACAGCTAATCCCAAAATAGTTTCCTGTTCTTCTACTGCAATTACGGGAATTTCCGTTCTGTCAGTATTCAAGATATTAGGATACCCCAAAAATTGACCTAAATCTGCAACCCAAATTATTTCACCTCGAAGATTAATTGTTCCTAAGAGTAAAGGAGAAGCATTAGGCACGGCAGTAATTCGCTCAGATTCTTGTTGCATTACTTCCCTAATTCCTACGGCGGAAAGGGCAAACTCGTCTCCAGAGGGCAGTACAAAGCGAAGATGTAGTTCACCTTCTGGGGCTTCTACCTGCTCAACTGTTTGTTCCGCCCCTAGAGGAACATTGTTATTTACTACTTCTGGATAGTATTGATTCTCTGCCATTTTTTTTGATGCTACTTTTGATTTTTAATAATCCCATTATCATCAAATAATAGAATATGAGCATTAGTTTTACGATAGTCATTATATAACTATTAAAACTAAGAAAATTTTTAGGAAAACAAACAATTATTAATTCTTATTTTTAGGCAAATATCAACGCTAAATTTTTTTTGAATTAGGCTGTAATTTTGCTTATGAGTAAAGAGAGCAATTGATCATACCTCGTCTTATACCCCCATTGTAACTTTATCTTTTTAAAAATTGTTTAATAGTAGCAATTAATTCTTTTTCTCTGAAAGGTTTGGCTATGTAAGCATCTGCTCCTTGTTTTATACCCCAATAGCGATCGAAATCTTCTCCTTTAGATGAGCAAATAATTACGGGAACATCTTTAGTTTGGGGATCTGATTTTATTTTACGACACACTTCATAACCGTTCATTTTAGGCATGATAATATCTAATATGACCAAATCAGGACGAAGATTAGGTAATACCTCTAAGGCTTGAATCCCGTCAGTAGCTACCTCTACGTTAAAACCTTGTTTGGTTAATATTTCGGCAATCATTTTTCTTGTCGGGATACTGTCTTCGACAAGTAACACTGTACTCATAAGAATAAAAATCTATTTAGTTAAAAGGGTGCTCGTTAAAAAAGTAAAGGGTAAGGGGCAAAGGACAAAGGGCAAGGGGCAAAGGTAACAAACAATTAGTAATTAGTAACGATGATGCACTTTAAGAATTAGTTTCTCTTTAAAACCCCTAAACCCCAATTCCCTAAACCCCTAATCCCCTAGAATTAATTTACCTAAATAGACTGGTAATTGCCCTACCAGTATTTTCCATATTGAGGGCATCCATAGCGGCGGTAGGCTCATAGCCACAATGTACCATACAATCAGCACATTTAGGATTGCCACTTTTATGTCCGTAGTTTTCCCAGTTAGTGTTATCTAATAATTCTTGGAAAGTTTGATAGTAGCCTTCATTCATTAAATAACATGGTTTTTGCCAACCTAATACACTATAACTAGGACTTCCCCACGGAGTGCAATCGTAGTCTTTTTCTCCCATGAGAAAATCGAGAAAGAGGGGATTATGGTTGAAGTTCCAACGTTTTTTACCGTTTTTCCAAGGACTAAGAATTTGTCTAAAAAGGGCTTTAGTTTGTTCTCTTTTTAAAAAGTGTTCTTGATCTGGTGCCCATTCGTAACTGTAACCCGGAGAAATCATCATGCCATCGGTGTTAAGACTTTCAAGAAAATCGAAAAACTCCTGCATTTGTTGGGGATCAGTACCTTCAAATACTGTCGTATTGGTTGATACTCTAAAACCTTGGGCTTTGGCTGTCTTAATGGCTTTGACTGCGGTGTCAAAAACTCCCTCTCTGTTAACACATTTATCATGGGTCTCTTTTAAGCCGTCAAGATGGACGCTAAAAGTTAAGTAGGGAGAAGGTTCAAATAAAGAAAGTTTTTCCTCTAGTAAGATTCCATTCGTACAAAGATAAACAAACTTGCGACGTTCGACTAAACCTTGGACAATTTCGGCTATTTGAGGATGTAATAAAGGTTCTCCTCCCGGAATGGAGACAATAGGAGCACCACATTCTTCGACTGCTCGAAAACAATCTTCTGGGCTTAAGTATTGTTTTAATATTTCTAGGGGATGTTGAATTTTGCCACAACCCGGACAAGCTAGATTACACCGAAATAAGGGTTCTAACATTAAGACAAGAGGAAAGCGTTTTTTCCCCTGTAGTTTTTGTCTTAGTATATACGTTCCGACCGCGATCGCCTGTTGTAATTGTACTGCCATATTTTGTCCTCACACAATGTAAAAGTTATTATTCAGGGAGTTAAGGGTGGGGATTGGGTAATAGAGATGATTTAATTGATCATCATTAACTTGTATAGGAGATTCTGCGAATAGAAGCACCCAAGTTTTGGAATTTCTGCTCTAAATTTTCGTAGCCTCGATCGAGGTGTTGTAAACCTTGTACGATGGTTTTACCATCGGCGGCTAAACCTGCTAAGACAAGGGCGGCGGACGCTCTGAGGTCTGTTGCCATTACTGGTGCACCCGAAAGACGAGACACACCACTAACTAGAGCCGAATTACCTTTTACTTTTATATTAGCCCCCATTCTCTGTAATTCTGCAACATGACGAAGACGATTTTCAAAAACGGTTTCTGTTACAAGACTATTGCCCTCACTAATGGTGAGTAGTGCCATAAATTGTGCCTGCATATCCGTAGGGAATCCGGGATGAGGTAAGGTTTCAATATCACTGGCTTTTAACTCTCCGGGGATAGTGCGTAAAACCGTTGCACTTTCTTGCTTAATCTGACAGCCAATTTCTTCTAATTTGGAAATGACGGGGATCAAATGTTCAGGATTAACGGAAGTTACGAGGATTTCAGAATGGGTGATTGCTCCTGCCACCAAGAATGTTCCTGCTTCGATGCGATCGGGTATGATATGATAGTCGGTTGTGTGGAGGCGATCGACTCCTTCAATGACGATAGAATCTGTTCCCGCTCCTCTGATTTTTGCCCCCATACTATTACAGAAATTAGCTAAATCCACTATTTCTGGTTCTTTCGCCGCATTTTCAATAATAGTTTCACCTTCAGCTAGGGTTGCCGCCATAATGATGGTTTCAGTCGCTCCAACACTGGGATAATCGAGGAAAATCTTTGTCCCTTTTAAGCGCCCTCCCTTAACAGACGCATTAACAACTCCATGTTCGATAGTGACATGAGCTCCCATGGCTTGTAAACCCCTAACATGAAGATCTACAGGACGAGAACCAATGGCACAACCTCCCGGTAAGGGTACTTGAGCAACCCCTAAGCGAGTTAAGATAGGTCCGATTACGAAAAAACTAGCCCTCAGTTGGGAAACTAAATCATAGGGTGCTTTTACCGCCTTTATATCACGACAGTCGAAATCCCATGTTGTACCTTTTTTCTCTATTTTGACTCCTAAAGATGACAATACTTGACCCATTGTATTAACATCTACTAAGCAAGGCATATTGTTTAAGCGACATTCATCCTCACAAAGTAATGTCCCAGCCATAATAGCAAGGGCAGAATTTTTAGCACCGCTAATTTTGACTTCTCCTTGCAAAGGTTTTCTGCCAGTTATTTCTAAGGCTATTTGCTCTGTTGTCTTGAGAGATTCATTGGTTAAATTGGAAGTGGAAGTATTTATGGCTTTGTCCTCCTTAAAACTAAAGTTTTGACGAAAATATAATTTTTTACTATTTTGAAATCTGACATTTTTCAGCTCAGAATTAAGTATATAAATTTACTTAAAAAAGTTTTAACAATCACTTAAGTATCATTAATGTCTCTTCTTTTCTAGGTTTATATTAATATTGCTACCTAAAACAAGTTGGAGTCAGATGATCTAAAATTAAAGATAAAAATAAGTAATTAGGCAAAAAAGATTGTTGATTTTAAAATTAATAAACATTCTCTCCATTCCCTATTGCCCATCCCTCTCACAACCTAAACATAAAATTAATTTCACTCATCCACTAAGTATCCAGTTGAGGAATTATCCAGTTGAAGAATTTTAGGTAAGAATGCAAGGTTAGTTAAACATCACAGACAAAACATCCATCTAAGAGGAGGTATAACATAAAATTTCCTGTCAATCATACTCAACTTGGTTAAACCTAATTTACTTTGATTAATTTTGTAAGTAATTAGATGAGCCTTACATTTATATTTTGGTTGTTTGATTAGTATATTTTAAATTGGTATTCAAGATCGAACCTGTTATATTTTGGTTTTGATTCTAACTTATCAATAATCATTTGTTCAATTTTTTTCGATTTATTTTCTGTAATTTTGTGGATTTTTAAGACAATTTAGTAAAAATACGGTAAAGTTTAAGCATAATCAATTTAATTACCTTGAGATCTGCGTATATCTAACCATTGTTGAAGAATAATCGCCGCCGCACGTTTATCAATTAAGCCTTTTTGACGGGAAGAATATTTTTTGCTACTTTTTAGTTGCTCTTCTGCTTCTAGGGAAGTGAGTCTTTCATCTACAAATTCTAATGGTAGCTCAAGAGCGTTACTTAATCTTTTAGCATATTTAATTACTTGCTTTGCCTGAAATCCAATTTCTCCTTTCATGGTGTAGGGAATACCAGCTACTAATAAATTGGCTTGTCTTTCTTCAATAATTCTCCGAAATGTTTCTACATCTTCTTTAAAACTACGACGATTAACAGTAGTTAATTCCGTGGCTATTAATCCTAAACCATCACAACCTGCCACTCCCACTCTTCTTAAACCTATATCTAATCCTATAACGGCAACTCTTTCCATTAATTTGTTTACAAGATAAATTAAAACATCAGAACTATTATTGACCCTTTATTTTCCCCGAACTAAAAGAAGGGAATCCTAAATAAATACTACCTGAAATAACTGTTAAAACTAAGGCTATCCAAAATAAGATTAAACCTATATTGGTTAATTGAGGAACAGGAATAATTAAAAGTGCGATCGCACCTATTTGAGTTACAGTTTTCAGTTTACCCCAAATATTTGCCCCTGAAATATCATTATTAGAACTAAGTTGAGGATTAACTCTCCATCCAGCAATAACAATTTCTCTAATGATAATAATAAAAACAGCCCATGCCCTCAATTGCTGACGCTCAATTAAAATCAATAAGGGAGCAATAATCAAAATTTTATCCGTAAGAGGATCTAAAAATTTTCCCAAGGCGGTGATTTGATTTAATTTCCGAGCTAAATAACCATCTAACCAATCCGTTAAAGCCGCCACGATAAAAACAGAAAAGGCTAACCACTGAAAACTTATAGATGGTTGATATAAAAAATAAATGAGGGGAAACACTAAAACAATACGTATAGCAGTAATGGTATTAGGTATATTCACGGAGATATTTTACTTGAGAGTTATAAACGAGTCTGGACTTTAGTTTACTGGGGAGTGTGAGCAAAAAGCAATTAGTCATTTAAGAATAAGTTTCTTCCTCTCATCCGCCCTTCTCTCAAATCCCTTAACACTCTAGCCCTTAATCCTTAAATCTGAAACTGAATTCAAGTTAGTTATATTTACAATTATTATATTGGTCAAATTTCGGATAAATTATCTTTCGATGAATAACTATCAACAATGGCAATGGCAGGGATTTAATATCGCTTATCAACAGTGTGGAGAAAAAGGGGCTTCTGTAGTTTTTATTCATGGCTTTGGAGCAAATAGTGGTCATTGGCGCCATAATCTTAAAGTTATAGGAGAAAATTATCGTTGTTATGCCATTGATTTATTGGGTTTTGGTGCTTCTGATAAACCTTTACCAAATCAACCCTTATCTTATACTTTTGAAACCTGGGCAAAACAGGTGGGAGATTTTTGTCGGGAGGTAGTAAAAACCCCTGTTATATTGGTAGGTAACTCCATTGGTTGTGTTGTCACTATGCAAACTGCCGTTGATTATCCTGATTTAGTAACAAAAATTGCGGCTTTTAATTGTTCTCTTCGATTGTTAAATGAACGTAAACGATTGACTCTTCCTTGGTATCGTAATTTAGGGGCAACAGTAATGCAAAAAATTTTAACCAATAGAGCGATCGCATCTTACTTTTATAATCAAATAGCAAAACCCAAAGTAATCAGAAAAATTCTCACCCAAGCCTATCAAAAACAAGAGGCTATTACCGATGAATTGATCGAAATTATCTACAAACCCTCTCAAGATAAAGGAGCAGTGGATGTATTTGTAGCATTTACAGGCTATTCATCAGGGCCGATTCCAGAAGACTTATTGCCGATTCTACCATGTCCTATTACTTTTTTTTGGGGTACTGAAGACCCTTGGGAATCTATCGAATTGGGCAGAAAGTTGGCAAATTATCCTTGTGTGGAAGATTTTGTCGAATTAGAAGGTTTAGGACATTGTCCCCAAGATGAAGCCCCAGAAATAGTTAATCCTCTAATATTAAACTGGTTAAAAGCATCATCGCTAGGAGTTCAGAGTTTTGAGGAGAAAATAAGTCATGAGTAGAAATCAGAAGTCAGGATTTAGGATGTCGGGGAACATGAAAAATGCTTAATTTGTAATTCTTAATTCTCAATTTCTCTGATACCCTAATTCGGATAACCATTGTGATCTACTTTCATGACAAAATAGAAAGTATGATTCAATTTGAAAACGAAATGAGCGAGAATTTAAAAAGTAAAGCAATTACTCAAGGAGTACAAAGAACCCCTAACCGTGCCATGTTAAGAGCGGTGGGTTTTGGAGATGATGATTTTAATAAGCCTATTGTCGGTATTGCCAATGGATTTAGTACCATCACCCCCTGTAATATGGGTTTAAATGACTTGGCATTAAAGGCAGAATCTAGTTTACGTCAAGCAGGGGCAATGCCTCAAATGTTTGGTACTATTACCATCAGTGACGGTATCTCTATGGGTACAGAAGGAATGAAATATTCTTTAGTCTCTAGGGATGTTATTGCTGATTCCATCGAAACTGCTTGTACTGGCGAAAGTATGGATGCGGTAATTGCCATTGGTGGTTGTGATAAAAATATGCCGGGAGCGATGATTGCGATCGCACGGATGAATATTCCCTCGATTTTCGTCTATGGTGGTACAATCAAACCGGGGCATCATAACGGTAAAGATTTAACGGTAGTCAGTGCCTTTGAAGCCGTTGGGGAATATAGTGCAGGAAAAATTGACGACGAGGAATTACTTGCCATTGAGAAAAAGGCTTGTCCGGGCGCAGGTTCTTGTGGGGGAATGTTTACAGCTAACACCATGTCTTCTGCCTTTGAAGCGATGGGCATTAGTTTACCCTATTCTTCCACTATGGCCGCCGAAGATCAAGAGAAAGTAGAAAGTACAGGCAAATCCGCAGAAGTTTTAGTGGAGGCAATCCGCAAACAAATTTTACCCCGTGATATTCTTACCCGTAAAGCCTTTGAAAATGCGATCGCAGTTATCATGGCGGTAGGTGGCTCTACCAACTCTGTTTTACACTTATTAGCTATTGCCAACACTATTGGTGTGCCTTTAACCCTCGATGACTTTGAAGCTATCCGTCAAAAAGTGCCTGTAATTTGTGACTTAAAACCATCAGGGCGTTATGTTACCGTTGACTTACACAAAGCCGGTGGTATTCCTCAAGTTATGAAAATATTATTAGTCAATGGCTTAATTCATGGGGATGCCCTCACTATCACAGGACAAACTATTGCTGAAGTATTAGCAGACATTCCCGACAATCCCCCCGAAAACCAAGACGTAATTCGTCAATGGGGCAATCCTTTATATCAAGAAGGACATTTAGCCATCTTAAAAGGTAACTTAGCCACAGAAGGAGCAGTCGCTAAAATTAGTGGTGTGAAAAACCCTGTAATCACTGGACCTGCAAGAGTATTTGAATCTGAAGAAGAATGCTTAGATGCGATTTTGGCAGGAAAAATTCAAGCGGGAGATGTGGTTATTGTACGCTATGAAGGACCTGTCGGCGGACCTGGTATGAGAGAAATGTTAGCACCAACCTCAGCAATTATTGGAGCTGGATTAGGAGATAAAGTCGGTTTAATTACAGACGGACGCTTTTCAGGCGGTACTTATGGTATGGTAGTGGGACACGTTGCCCCAGAAGCGGCAGTAGGTGGCAATATTGCCCTAGTGGAAGAAGGAGATAGCATTACTATTGATGCTCATAATAAGCTGTTGCAAATCAATATTTCTGAGGAGGAATTAAATAAACGCCGTCAAAACTGGACTCCTCGTCAACCTAACTATAGTAGAGGAGTATTAGGGAAGTACGCTAAGTTAGTTTCTTCTAGTAGTCTCGGTGCGGTGACGGACTTAAATCTCTTTTAGGGAAGAATTGATTGGGAATTGGGAATTAGTAATTAAAACAAGGCAATAGGCAATAGGCAATAGGCAATGGTGAATAGTGAATAGTTAATAATTACTCATTACTCCCCTAAACCTGCCACCTGACACCTCTTTCCGAACTCCGATTGATTGAAATGAAAAAGAATTTAGGGTATAATAGATGATTTGGTCTGTATAATCTTCATTCTCAAACTCATGCTACCCATCGTTGCTATAATTGGACGACCCAATGTCGGTAAATCTGCCCTAGTAAATCGTTTATGCGGTGAACAAGATGCGATCGTTTTTGATCAACCCGGTGTAACCCGCGATCGCACCTACCGTCGAGCATTCTGGCAAGATCGAGAATTTCAGGTGGTGGACACGGGAGGATTAGTTTTTGATGACGAGACAGAATTTTTGCCTTTGATTAGGGAACAAGCAGAAGCGGCTTTAAGTGAGTCTGTAGTGGCTATATTTGTGGTGGATGGAAAATTAGGATTGACCGCAGGAGATGAAGAAATTGCCTCTTGGTTACGCTCTCAACCTGTACCCGTTGTGTTGGCAGTTAATAAATGTGAGTCAGAAACTCAAGGGTTAACTCTAGCGGCAGAATTCTGGAATTTGGGCTTAGGTGAACCTTTCCCTATTT is a window from the Cyanobacterium sp. Dongsha4 genome containing:
- a CDS encoding chemotaxis protein CheW — its product is MAENQYYPEVVNNNVPLGAEQTVEQVEAPEGELHLRFVLPSGDEFALSAVGIREVMQQESERITAVPNASPLLLGTINLRGEIIWVADLGQFLGYPNILNTDRTEIPVIAVEEQETILGLAVDKLGAMEWIDVDTLQLPQNLPDHIAPYIQGEWIDDKNKRIRLLDQIAILRSARWVA
- a CDS encoding response regulator transcription factor; the encoded protein is MSTVLLVEDSIPTRKMIAEILTKQGFNVEVATDGIQALEVLPNLRPDLVILDIIMPKMNGYEVCRKIKSDPQTKDVPVIICSSKGEDFDRYWGIKQGADAYIAKPFREKELIATIKQFLKR
- the hpnH gene encoding adenosyl-hopene transferase HpnH, which encodes MAVQLQQAIAVGTYILRQKLQGKKRFPLVLMLEPLFRCNLACPGCGKIQHPLEILKQYLSPEDCFRAVEECGAPIVSIPGGEPLLHPQIAEIVQGLVERRKFVYLCTNGILLEEKLSLFEPSPYLTFSVHLDGLKETHDKCVNREGVFDTAVKAIKTAKAQGFRVSTNTTVFEGTDPQQMQEFFDFLESLNTDGMMISPGYSYEWAPDQEHFLKREQTKALFRQILSPWKNGKKRWNFNHNPLFLDFLMGEKDYDCTPWGSPSYSVLGWQKPCYLMNEGYYQTFQELLDNTNWENYGHKSGNPKCADCMVHCGYEPTAAMDALNMENTGRAITSLFR
- the murA gene encoding UDP-N-acetylglucosamine 1-carboxyvinyltransferase; its protein translation is MNTSTSNLTNESLKTTEQIALEITGRKPLQGEVKISGAKNSALAIMAGTLLCEDECRLNNMPCLVDVNTMGQVLSSLGVKIEKKGTTWDFDCRDIKAVKAPYDLVSQLRASFFVIGPILTRLGVAQVPLPGGCAIGSRPVDLHVRGLQAMGAHVTIEHGVVNASVKGGRLKGTKIFLDYPSVGATETIIMAATLAEGETIIENAAKEPEIVDLANFCNSMGAKIRGAGTDSIVIEGVDRLHTTDYHIIPDRIEAGTFLVAGAITHSEILVTSVNPEHLIPVISKLEEIGCQIKQESATVLRTIPGELKASDIETLPHPGFPTDMQAQFMALLTISEGNSLVTETVFENRLRHVAELQRMGANIKVKGNSALVSGVSRLSGAPVMATDLRASAALVLAGLAADGKTIVQGLQHLDRGYENLEQKFQNLGASIRRISYTS
- the ruvX gene encoding Holliday junction resolvase RuvX, whose translation is MERVAVIGLDIGLRRVGVAGCDGLGLIATELTTVNRRSFKEDVETFRRIIEERQANLLVAGIPYTMKGEIGFQAKQVIKYAKRLSNALELPLEFVDERLTSLEAEEQLKSSKKYSSRQKGLIDKRAAAIILQQWLDIRRSQGN
- the pgsA gene encoding CDP-diacylglycerol--glycerol-3-phosphate 3-phosphatidyltransferase, which translates into the protein MNIPNTITAIRIVLVFPLIYFLYQPSISFQWLAFSVFIVAALTDWLDGYLARKLNQITALGKFLDPLTDKILIIAPLLILIERQQLRAWAVFIIIIREIVIAGWRVNPQLSSNNDISGANIWGKLKTVTQIGAIALLIIPVPQLTNIGLILFWIALVLTVISGSIYLGFPSFSSGKIKGQ
- a CDS encoding alpha/beta fold hydrolase, giving the protein MNNYQQWQWQGFNIAYQQCGEKGASVVFIHGFGANSGHWRHNLKVIGENYRCYAIDLLGFGASDKPLPNQPLSYTFETWAKQVGDFCREVVKTPVILVGNSIGCVVTMQTAVDYPDLVTKIAAFNCSLRLLNERKRLTLPWYRNLGATVMQKILTNRAIASYFYNQIAKPKVIRKILTQAYQKQEAITDELIEIIYKPSQDKGAVDVFVAFTGYSSGPIPEDLLPILPCPITFFWGTEDPWESIELGRKLANYPCVEDFVELEGLGHCPQDEAPEIVNPLILNWLKASSLGVQSFEEKISHE
- the ilvD gene encoding dihydroxy-acid dehydratase encodes the protein MSENLKSKAITQGVQRTPNRAMLRAVGFGDDDFNKPIVGIANGFSTITPCNMGLNDLALKAESSLRQAGAMPQMFGTITISDGISMGTEGMKYSLVSRDVIADSIETACTGESMDAVIAIGGCDKNMPGAMIAIARMNIPSIFVYGGTIKPGHHNGKDLTVVSAFEAVGEYSAGKIDDEELLAIEKKACPGAGSCGGMFTANTMSSAFEAMGISLPYSSTMAAEDQEKVESTGKSAEVLVEAIRKQILPRDILTRKAFENAIAVIMAVGGSTNSVLHLLAIANTIGVPLTLDDFEAIRQKVPVICDLKPSGRYVTVDLHKAGGIPQVMKILLVNGLIHGDALTITGQTIAEVLADIPDNPPENQDVIRQWGNPLYQEGHLAILKGNLATEGAVAKISGVKNPVITGPARVFESEEECLDAILAGKIQAGDVVIVRYEGPVGGPGMREMLAPTSAIIGAGLGDKVGLITDGRFSGGTYGMVVGHVAPEAAVGGNIALVEEGDSITIDAHNKLLQINISEEELNKRRQNWTPRQPNYSRGVLGKYAKLVSSSSLGAVTDLNLF